The Anaeromyxobacter sp. sequence CCGCGGCCCCGTCCCACCCCGGTGGAGATGCACCAGCAGCGCAAGTCGACCGGCTTCCTGGCCGTCAAGCGCGCCCTGAAGGAGAAGAAGCAGGCGGCGCGCCAGGCCAGCCAGGCGGCGGGTGGCCCGGCGCCGCAGGCCAGGAAGCCGGCCGCGCCAGGCAAGCCAGCCAGGTCCGCCAAGCGCGCCAAGGCTGGCGAGCCCTCGCCCTCCTAGGAGCGCCCGGCGGCACCAGCCGGGGCGGTCGCCACCCGGCTCGACCTGCCGGCCGGCCTCTTCCATCCGACGGGGCGCTGACGCCCAGCCGCGGCGCCGCCTGGCGCGAGCGCGCCGCCGCCGGCGCAACCCCGCGTCCCCACGACCAGGCGCCCGTGGCACGCCCCGTGCTCCACGCCGGGCAGGGGGTCGACATGACGCTGGCGGCGAAGCGACGGGCTGGTGCGGTGTCTCCGGGGTTCCTGCTGGCGACGGCCCTCGCGGCCGGCTGCGGTGGGCTGGGCGAGGGCGAGGCGTCCTGCCTGCCGATCGCCGGACCGGAGGTCCTGCGCCAGGGCGAGCTCGTCCCGACGGGCCTCGCCCACGACCTCTCGCTCCGGGGCGCCGGCTTCTTCGCCCTGAGCGACGACCGCGCGCCCTTCACGGCGGCCTCCTACACCCGCGCCGGGCGGTTCACCGTCGATCGGGACGGCTTCCTCGTCGACCTCCAGGAGCGGCGGGTGCTTGGCTGGCAGGCGGATCCCTCCGGCACGCTCGCCGCCGCCCCCGGCCCCCTCCAGATCGGCAGCGCCACCATCGCGCCGCGCGCCACCACCTTCCTCTTCCTGACGGGCAACCTCCAGGCCGACGCCGCCGTCCTCGGCGCCTTTGACCCGGCCAACCCGGGCACGACGTCCAGCTTCTCCACCTCGATGACGGTCTACGACACCCTGGGCGGCCACCAGCCGGTGCAGGTCTTCTTCACCAGGACCGGCAGCGCCGCCACCGGCACCGCCTGGACCTGGAGCGCCCTGGCCGACGGCGGCGGCCTCCAGGGCGGCAGCGCCGGAACGCTGCAGGTCGTCGCCGGAGGCGACCTCACCTTCGACGCCGCGGGCCGGCTCGCCAGCGACGCGCCGCTGGCCGGCAACGCCACCTCCTTCCACCCGCTCGGCGCCGGCGCCCCCCAGCCGCTCACCTTCAACTTCGGCGACCCCACCGGCGAGCTGGGCAGCGGGCTCCTGGGGCTCACCCAGTTCGCCTCCCCGTCGGCCACCACCTTCAGCGGGCAGGACGGGTTCGGCGCCGGCCAGCTCGCCTCGGTCCGCATCGACCCGGACGGCCGCGTCGACGGCGACTTCACCAACGGTCGGTCGCGCGTGCTCGCCCAGGTGGGCGTGGCGGTCTTCCCGGCGCCGGCGTTCCTGGCGCCCCTGCCGGGCCACCGCTTCGCGCCCACCGTCGCCTCCGGCGCGCCGGCGCTCGGGGCGCCCTGCGCCGGGCTCCAGGCCTGCGTCGTCAGCGGCGCGCTCGAGCGGCTCGGCGAGGAGTCATCCACCTGCGTGACGCCGGGCCGCTGAGCGCCCGCCGGGCGCCGCCAGGGCCCTACCCTGCCAGCGCCGCCAGGAGCGCCGCCGCCAGCCCCTCGGCGGTGTGCTCCCCCGCCACCGCCCCGGCCTCGAACCCGGCCTCCGCGAGCGCCGCCGCGGTGGTCGGCCCGATGGCGCCGAGCAGCGCGCCCCCCAGCAGCGGGGCGCGCGCGCCGAGCGCCGCCACCACGCTCTTCACCGCGGAGGGCGACGCGAAGGCCACCGCGTCCACCCGGCCGGCCGCGAGGGCGTCCCCGAGCGGCGCCAGGGTCGCCGGCGCCACCGCCACCGTCCGGTAGGCCACCGGCGCCGTCACCCGGGCCCCGGCGGCGGAGAGGCCCTCGAGGAGCTCCGGACGCCCCTCGGCGGCGCGCGGCAGCAGCACGGCCTGGCCCGCCACGTGGCGGGCCAGCGAGGCGGCCAGCGCGGCGCCGGTGTGGTCGGTGGGCATCAGGTCCGGCTCGCGGACCAGCTCGGCGAGCCGGGCCGCCGTGGCCGGGCCGACGCAGGCCAGCCGGAGCTCCTCGAGCCCGAGCCGCCCCAGCCCCAGCGCGTCCAGCCGGGCCACCGTCCGCTCCACCGCGT is a genomic window containing:
- a CDS encoding flagellar hook-basal body complex protein, producing MARPVLHAGQGVDMTLAAKRRAGAVSPGFLLATALAAGCGGLGEGEASCLPIAGPEVLRQGELVPTGLAHDLSLRGAGFFALSDDRAPFTAASYTRAGRFTVDRDGFLVDLQERRVLGWQADPSGTLAAAPGPLQIGSATIAPRATTFLFLTGNLQADAAVLGAFDPANPGTTSSFSTSMTVYDTLGGHQPVQVFFTRTGSAATGTAWTWSALADGGGLQGGSAGTLQVVAGGDLTFDAAGRLASDAPLAGNATSFHPLGAGAPQPLTFNFGDPTGELGSGLLGLTQFASPSATTFSGQDGFGAGQLASVRIDPDGRVDGDFTNGRSRVLAQVGVAVFPAPAFLAPLPGHRFAPTVASGAPALGAPCAGLQACVVSGALERLGEESSTCVTPGR
- a CDS encoding uroporphyrinogen-III synthase; translation: MAASLHGRRVAVTRGAGGDDALSARLRALGAEVLECPAIAIGPPEDAAPLDAALGDLAGFDWAVFASVNAVERTVARLDALGLGRLGLEELRLACVGPATAARLAELVREPDLMPTDHTGAALAASLARHVAGQAVLLPRAAEGRPELLEGLSAAGARVTAPVAYRTVAVAPATLAPLGDALAAGRVDAVAFASPSAVKSVVAALGARAPLLGGALLGAIGPTTAAALAEAGFEAGAVAGEHTAEGLAAALLAALAG